The following are encoded together in the Gavia stellata isolate bGavSte3 chromosome 23, bGavSte3.hap2, whole genome shotgun sequence genome:
- the CD93 gene encoding complement component C1q receptor yields MAVARLLLLLLLLVRGSGGEDAEVVCAHTACYTLHRAELDWSGAQERCRHNGGNLAPARSPAEAERLQELLAAAGWLGPAWIGLSLSRGRCVQPQEPLRGFAWAAGGEPGNYSAWLSEPAVTCLSSRCVSLRPAGPSGTAGWANRPCRTLLSAFLCKFSFRGMCGPLPLAGPGRVSYTTPFGVRSPRLAAAPFGTLAEADCEGGQGPAFALCKGPLEGGRFAWHPPGPLCPAACAHRNGGCQHRCLEEPGEPPRCACHAGYALAPDMASCLPEDACHPNPCQGTCQTRPGGFECGCEAGYTLAPDGRRCLDVDECLAEPCQHECHNTAGSFVCLCRPGYQPTGPDGRRCRDEDECAQPGVCPQLCLNVPGSFHCACRPGYQRQPGSGDACLDVDECLRDPCPGPCRNLPGGFECLCSPGFLPEEDGHGCRAAPTTREESAGAPNSTPQTTGIPQTTGALQTTGTLQTTGAPWTTGIPQTPGIPVGATPPAPTAVGSVPGPEHSADGPRLLLYYILGSLVAILLLLAFALVLLACRKRAAKREKQPAKSAADNYCWVPEQPESRGAGGERR; encoded by the coding sequence ATGGCCGTGgcccggctgctgctgctgctgctgctgctggtgcggGGGTCCGGCGGGGAGGACGCCGAGGTGGTCTGCGCCCACACCGCCTGCTACACCCTGCACCGGGCTGAGCTGGACTGGAGCGGCGCCCAGGAGCGTTGCCGGCACAACGGCGGCAACCTGGCTCcggcccgcagccccgccgAGGCCGAgcggctgcaggagctgctggcggCGGCCGGCTGGCTGGGCCCGGCCTGGATCGGGCTCTCGCTCTCGCGGGGCCGGTGCGTCCAGCCGCAGGAGCCGCTGCGAGGCTTCGCCTgggcggccggcggggagccCGGTAACTACTCGGCCTGGCTGTCCGAGCCCGCCGTCACCTGCCTCAGCTCCCGCTGCGTCAGCCTGCGGCCGGCCGGGCCCTCCGGCACCGCCGGCTGGGCCAACCGCCCTTGCCGGACCCTGCTGTCCGCCTTCCTCTGCAAGTTCAGCTTCCGGGGGATGTGTGGGCCGCTGCCGCtggccgggcccggccgggtCAGCTACACCACCCCCTTCGGGGTGCGCAGCCCCCGGCTGGCGGCGGCCCCCTTCGGCACGCTGGCGGAGGCCGACTGCGAGGGGGGCCAGGGCCCGGCCTTCGCCCTCTGCAAGGGGCCGCTGGAGGGGGGGCGCTTCGCCTGgcacccccccggccccctctGCCCCGCCGCCTGCGCCCACCGCAACGGGGGCTGCCAGCACCGCTGCCTGGAGGAGCCAGGGGAGCCCCCGCGCTGCGCCTGCCATGCCGGCTACGCCCTGGCCCCTGACATGGCCTCCTGCCTGCCCGAGGACGCCTGCCACCCCAACCCCTGCCAGGGGACCTGCCAGACCCGGCCTGGCGGCTTCGAGTGCGGCTGCGAGGCCGGCTACACCCTGGCGCCCGACGGCCGCCGCTGCCTGGACGTGGACGAGTGCCTGGCCGAGCCCTGCCAGCACGAGTGCCACAACACAGCCGGCAGCTTCGTCTGCCTCTGCCGGCCCGGCTACCAGCCGACGGGGCCGGACGGCCGCCGCTGCCGCGACGAGGACGAGTGCGCCCAGCCCGGCGtctgcccccagctctgcctcaaTGTCCCCGGCTCCTTCCACTGCGCCTGCCGGCCCGGCTACCAGCGCCAGCCCGGCAGCGGCGATGCCTGCCTGGACGTGGACGAGTGCCTGCGGGACCCCTGCCCGGGGCCCTGCCGCAACCTGCCCGGTGGCTTCGAGTGCCTCTGCTCACCCGGCTTCCTCCCAGAGGAGGATGGACATGGCTGCCGCGCCGCACCCACCACCAGAGAGGAGTCCGCAGGGGCCCCCAACAGCACCCCACAGACCACGGGCATCCCACAGACCACGGGCGCCCTGCAGACCACGGGCACCCTCCAGACCACAGGTGCCCCATGGACCACGGGCATCCCCCAGACCCCGGGCATCCCCGTCGGGGCAACGCCGCCGGCCCCCACAGCAGTAGGGTCGGTGCCCGGCCCCGAGCACAGCGCCGACGGCCCCAGGCTGCTCCTCTACTAcatcctgggcagcctggtagccatcctgctgctgctggccttcgccctggtcctgctggcctGCAGGAAGAGGGCGGCCAAGCGGGAGAAGCAGCCGGCCAAAAGCGCGGCGGACAACTACTGCTGGGTGCCCGAGCAGCCGGAgagccgcggggcgggcggcgagCGCAGGTAA